From the genome of Thermodesulfobacteriota bacterium, one region includes:
- the rsmD gene encoding 16S rRNA (guanine(966)-N(2))-methyltransferase RsmD, giving the protein MRVVGGSRKGRKLFSVKGPSTRPTSDMVREAVFDVLQAEGPFERVLDLFAGTGAMGIEALSRGSVEVVFVDSAARAAAVIRKNLEACGFEGAARVLKKDALSSLSYLAGKGESFDLVFMDAPYREASLAADTLRALADGGVLTPGAVVICEADRRTEFDTEVEGLELLKRKRYGDTAVYFFRYKER; this is encoded by the coding sequence ATGAGAGTAGTAGGGGGGAGCAGGAAGGGCAGAAAGCTCTTTTCGGTTAAAGGTCCCTCGACACGGCCTACCTCGGACATGGTGAGGGAGGCCGTGTTCGACGTGCTTCAGGCGGAGGGGCCCTTCGAAAGGGTGCTGGACCTCTTCGCCGGTACCGGGGCAATGGGCATAGAGGCCTTGAGCCGCGGCTCCGTCGAGGTGGTGTTCGTCGACAGCGCCGCCCGTGCCGCAGCCGTTATAAGGAAGAACCTCGAGGCCTGCGGCTTCGAGGGCGCGGCAAGGGTCCTTAAAAAGGACGCCTTAAGTTCGCTCAGCTATCTCGCCGGGAAGGGCGAAAGTTTCGATCTTGTTTTCATGGACGCCCCCTACAGGGAGGCCTCTCTTGCCGCCGATACGCTGCGGGCGTTGGCCGACGGGGGCGTGCTGACCCCGGGTGCGGTCGTTATTTGCGAGGCGGACCGCAGGACGGAGTTCGATACGGAGGTAGAGGGGCTCGAACTGCTGAAACGGAAACGCTACGGCGATACGGCCGTGTACTTCTTCAGGTATAAGGAAAGGTAG
- a CDS encoding glycosyltransferase — protein MPPVITAVYACSRRRIRGSPQRGISAIRETGGEVVAFLDDDVVVDGKWLVNLRKAFLREDVDIAGGRIVPAFEAPVPDWLKGREFMLGGFTYLERHGEVRERERIIGCNMAVRRRVFDEVGCFDEKFGGGSGVYPYGDESELLRRTSAHGCRPVYLDDVVVHHAIQKERFTKESLARLYSTMGLCQGAGRALLGKGAPVKSLAKLAGSTLRYLLTGRLRHRLYLSYRLGYIKGFMKERRRGSAGAGGTGRLAGAAPLPGE, from the coding sequence TTGCCTCCCGTCATAACGGCGGTATACGCGTGCTCAAGGCGCCGCATAAGGGGATCTCCGCAAAGAGGAATATCGGCTATACGGGAGACAGGGGGGGAGGTCGTCGCGTTCCTCGACGACGACGTCGTGGTGGACGGGAAGTGGCTCGTCAACCTCAGGAAAGCGTTCTTGCGTGAAGATGTGGATATCGCCGGGGGGCGGATCGTTCCGGCCTTCGAGGCCCCGGTCCCGGATTGGCTTAAGGGCCGGGAGTTCATGCTCGGTGGCTTCACCTACCTGGAGCGTCATGGAGAGGTGCGAGAGAGGGAGAGGATCATAGGGTGCAACATGGCGGTCAGGAGGAGGGTGTTCGACGAGGTGGGCTGTTTCGATGAGAAGTTCGGGGGGGGATCCGGGGTCTACCCTTACGGAGATGAGTCCGAGCTGTTAAGGAGGACTTCCGCCCACGGGTGTCGGCCGGTCTACCTGGACGACGTGGTGGTCCACCATGCAATACAGAAAGAGAGGTTTACAAAGGAGTCTCTTGCCAGGCTGTATTCCACCATGGGCCTTTGCCAGGGGGCGGGTCGTGCCTTGCTTGGAAAGGGCGCGCCGGTGAAATCCCTGGCGAAGCTGGCGGGCTCCACGCTCCGTTATTTACTCACCGGCAGGCTACGCCATCGGCTCTACCTCTCCTATCGCCTGGGTTATATAAAGGGGTTTATGAAAGAGAGACGCAGGGGTTCGGCGGGAGCGGGGGGGACGGGACGCCTAGCCGGGGCGGCCCCCCTGCCAGGCGAATAG
- the coaD gene encoding pantetheine-phosphate adenylyltransferase, with protein sequence MPKHIAVYPGTFDPMTKGHIDVIKRSLTLFDGLIVAVAETPSKKTLFGAEERVRMIRAEFRGSRKIRVESFGGLLIDCLKKNRANVILRGLRVISDFEYEFQMALTNRKLAPDIETTFVMTAESYAAVSSRFIKEIARLGGDVRPFVTPAVAKKLREKFKGG encoded by the coding sequence ATGCCGAAACATATCGCGGTATACCCAGGCACCTTCGACCCCATGACAAAGGGGCACATAGACGTGATCAAGAGGAGCTTGACTCTCTTCGACGGGCTTATTGTGGCCGTTGCGGAGACCCCCTCGAAGAAGACACTCTTCGGTGCCGAGGAGCGGGTGCGGATGATAAGGGCGGAGTTCAGGGGCAGCAGGAAGATCAGGGTGGAGAGCTTCGGGGGGCTCTTGATAGACTGCCTCAAGAAGAACAGGGCCAACGTGATACTCAGGGGCCTCAGGGTGATATCCGACTTCGAGTACGAGTTCCAGATGGCGCTTACCAACAGGAAGCTCGCCCCGGACATAGAGACGACCTTCGTTATGACCGCGGAGAGCTACGCCGCCGTAAGTTCGAGGTTCATAAAGGAGATAGCCAGGCTCGGCGGGGACGTACGCCCGTTTGTCACCCCGGCCGTGGCGAAGAAGCTCCGGGAGAAGTTTAAAGGAGGATGA
- a CDS encoding secondary thiamine-phosphate synthase enzyme YjbQ, which produces MKVFSSSIRLQTSEKTEERNITDQVEAVVMESGMEEGTVFVFTGHTTAALHLNNADKDLEGDFHDFLNELIPNKPSYRHNKGEYGRNADAHFKALLVGSGVTVPVSKGRVALGQWQAIYFSEFDGPRSRLISVKVTGRG; this is translated from the coding sequence ATGAAGGTTTTTTCAAGCTCCATAAGGTTGCAGACGTCGGAAAAGACCGAGGAGAGAAATATAACCGACCAGGTGGAAGCGGTCGTCATGGAGAGCGGCATGGAGGAAGGCACGGTCTTTGTCTTCACCGGGCATACCACCGCCGCCCTGCATCTCAATAACGCGGACAAGGACCTCGAGGGCGACTTCCACGACTTCCTGAACGAGCTCATACCCAATAAGCCATCCTACCGCCACAACAAGGGTGAATACGGCCGGAACGCCGATGCGCACTTCAAGGCGCTCCTGGTGGGTAGCGGCGTCACCGTCCCCGTAAGCAAGGGGAGGGTCGCCCTCGGTCAGTGGCAGGCTATATACTTCTCCGAGTTCGACGGCCCCAGGAGCCGCCTTATATCCGTCAAGGTCACCGGCAGGGGCTGA
- a CDS encoding DUF2007 domain-containing protein: MATRIRFVDLYSLYDDIDADVIGNLLEGSDISCMVRQLETADDSVDDDSLGTEEGSIKMISVEEDGVEKAKKIIEEAIAGGIISGGGQFVA; encoded by the coding sequence ATGGCTACCAGGATACGCTTTGTAGATCTCTATTCCCTCTACGACGATATAGACGCCGACGTCATCGGCAACCTCCTGGAGGGCAGCGACATTTCGTGTATGGTGAGGCAGCTGGAGACGGCGGACGACAGCGTTGATGACGACTCCCTCGGGACGGAGGAGGGGAGCATAAAGATGATATCGGTCGAAGAGGACGGGGTTGAAAAAGCGAAGAAGATAATCGAGGAGGCCATAGCAGGCGGCATTATATCCGGAGGGGGGCAGTTCGTGGCCTGA